Below is a genomic region from Chloroflexota bacterium.
GGCCAGGTGAGAGGATCTCAATGGCGAGGTCGGGGGCCGCCGTGAAGTCCCTGGGGGCGCGGCGGACGGTCAGGCTCTCGCGGCGATAGAACGCGACATCAGGCACCGGTGACCAGTTGTCGTGGGCGAACCGCGTCTCAGCGAAGACGATTCCGAGCCGGCGTGGACGTGCAAACTGGTCGATGGTACGTAGCAGGAATGACTGAATCGAACCATGTACGGGCTTCGCTGCCATCTTCTGGGTAACCACCCCGTCCTGGAACTCAAGGGCCGGCTTCTCTTCGGGGAGGGCCAGGAACTCCTGCAGGGACATGTGCTGGCCGACCCACTGCGAGCGGAAAC
It encodes:
- a CDS encoding Uma2 family endonuclease, producing MSLQEFLALPEEKPALEFQDGVVTQKMAAKPVHGSIQSFLLRTIDQFARPRRLGIVFAETRFAHDNWSPVPDVAFYRRESLTVRRAPRDFTAAPDLAIEILSPGQTVNDLLQKSLDYLARGTLVAVVVSPPDETVLVVRQGETLAVLRGDRRINLDDVLPGLQLTVEQLFQAVNWDWLDEPPEIAGDAQTTASEAQADDAAASGRSDG